AACGTCCGTCCCCTCGACCCTCACAGGATAGGTCGAGACGGCCTGGCTCGCAGGGCCTTTGACTACCTGTCCTGACGTGACATCGAACTTGCTGCCGTGCCAAGGGCACGTGACGATTGTCCCCTCGAGTGTCCCTTCGGCAAGCGGGCCGTGCCTGTGAGTGCAGAGGCTGTC
The sequence above is a segment of the bacterium genome. Coding sequences within it:
- a CDS encoding non-heme iron oxygenase ferredoxin subunit — encoded protein: MAEVKVAVISQVPPGKGKAVQAGAKQVALFNVGGTFYAIDSLCTHRHGPLAEGTLEGTIVTCPWHGSKFDVTSGQVVKGPASQAVSTYPVRVEGTDVLLEIG